The following are from one region of the Cryptosporangium minutisporangium genome:
- a CDS encoding ATP-binding cassette domain-containing protein — translation MPEYDRAVSPAIRATDLTKTYGRGARAVHALKGVSFQVAPCSVFAMLGPNGAGKSTTVKILSTLSRPDGGTAEIAGLDVLRQPAAVRAAIGYVSQRPGFDQMATGRENLVLSARLRGLSRRAAARRTTELLTAFGLEEPADRLTRTWSGGMQRKLDVAMGLVHQPRVLFLDEPTTGLDPEARAQLWATVTALTRTSQLTVVLTTHYLDEADQMADHLVIVDRGQVVAEGDPAALKADLGGDTVQVDLQTADDTGRAAALLEQLAGVVHVRRDGLRLRAQARDAADVLPDALAELRRAGVPLLGAGLSRASLDDVYLRYAGRAYRATTDVEGSEVAA, via the coding sequence ATGCCCGAGTACGACCGCGCGGTGAGCCCAGCGATCCGCGCCACCGACCTGACCAAGACCTACGGACGCGGCGCCAGAGCCGTCCATGCGTTGAAGGGCGTGAGCTTCCAGGTCGCGCCCTGCTCCGTCTTCGCGATGCTGGGCCCGAACGGCGCCGGTAAGTCCACCACCGTCAAGATCCTCAGCACGCTCAGCCGCCCGGACGGTGGTACCGCCGAGATCGCCGGGCTCGACGTCCTGCGACAGCCCGCCGCGGTCCGAGCCGCGATCGGCTACGTCTCGCAGCGCCCCGGCTTCGACCAGATGGCGACCGGCCGGGAGAACCTGGTGCTCAGCGCCCGGCTGCGCGGCCTGTCGCGCCGGGCCGCGGCGCGGCGGACCACCGAGCTGCTCACCGCGTTCGGCCTCGAGGAGCCCGCCGACCGGCTGACCCGCACCTGGTCCGGTGGCATGCAGCGCAAGCTCGACGTCGCAATGGGGCTGGTGCACCAACCCCGGGTGCTGTTCCTGGACGAGCCGACCACCGGCCTCGACCCGGAGGCGCGGGCCCAGCTCTGGGCCACGGTCACCGCGCTCACCCGCACCAGCCAGCTCACCGTCGTCCTGACCACGCACTACCTGGACGAGGCCGATCAGATGGCCGACCACCTGGTGATCGTCGACCGCGGCCAGGTCGTCGCCGAGGGAGACCCGGCCGCGCTCAAGGCCGACCTCGGCGGCGACACGGTCCAGGTCGACCTCCAGACCGCCGACGACACCGGACGCGCCGCCGCGCTGCTGGAGCAGCTCGCAGGCGTGGTCCACGTGCGACGCGACGGCCTTCGTCTGCGCGCACAGGCCCGGGACGCGGCCGACGTGCTGCCGGACGCGCTCGCCGAGCTCCGGCGCGCCGGGGTGCCCCTGCTCGGCGCGGGACTCAGCCGCGCGTCGCTGGACGACGTCTACCTGCGCTACGCCGGCCGGGCGTACCGGGCTACGACCGACGTCGAGGGCAGCGAGGTGGCGGCATGA
- a CDS encoding PadR family transcriptional regulator, whose protein sequence is MVRRRVSNPLALAALTLLQERPMHPYEISSTLRERHKDDSIKLNYGSLYSVIEALQRHGLIEAQETSRAGRRPERTVYAITEAGHREVEDWLSELVARPAKEYTQFEAALSLLGALPVDDAVRLLRLRLDTLTLAARSCEAVRSALAGFPRIFVLETEYEAAMRDAEIRFVRDLLDDIETGTLSGLDGWRRIHELRAAGLPPEEIDAKLRAEFPVLDTGLGELARRAEASSEVRPPESR, encoded by the coding sequence ATGGTGCGTCGCCGGGTCTCGAACCCCTTGGCCCTCGCCGCGCTCACGCTGCTCCAGGAACGCCCGATGCACCCGTACGAGATCTCCTCGACGCTGCGGGAGCGGCACAAGGACGACAGCATCAAGCTCAATTACGGCTCGCTGTACTCCGTCATCGAAGCGTTGCAGCGCCACGGGTTGATCGAGGCGCAGGAGACTTCCCGTGCGGGCCGTCGCCCCGAGCGCACGGTCTACGCGATCACCGAGGCCGGCCACCGGGAGGTCGAGGACTGGCTCAGCGAGCTGGTGGCCCGCCCCGCCAAGGAGTACACCCAGTTCGAGGCCGCGCTCTCATTGCTGGGTGCGCTGCCGGTGGACGACGCCGTACGGCTGCTGCGCCTGCGGCTGGACACGCTGACGCTCGCCGCGCGGTCGTGCGAAGCGGTCCGGAGCGCGCTGGCCGGCTTTCCGCGAATCTTCGTGCTGGAGACCGAGTACGAAGCGGCCATGCGCGACGCGGAGATTCGGTTCGTGCGCGACCTGCTGGACGACATCGAGACCGGCACGCTGAGCGGGCTCGACGGCTGGCGTCGGATCCACGAGCTGCGCGCCGCCGGCCTGCCGCCCGAGGAGATCGACGCGAAGCTCCGCGCCGAGTTCCCGGTGCTCGACACCGGCCTGGGCGAGCTCGCCCGCCGGGCCGAGGCGTCGTCGGAGGTGAGGCCGCCGGAGAGCCGCTGA
- a CDS encoding gamma-glutamyl-gamma-aminobutyrate hydrolase family protein, protein MTRRPLVGITCYVEQARWGVWDFRASLIPQAYVDAVTAAGGRALVLPPDTTDDAVLDVLDALIVAGGVDVDPARYGAEPHPSTDAPQPLRDAGELLLIQGAFARDLPLLGVCRGAQLMAVARGGTLIQDLPSGIHREVLGVFSSHPVRAEPGSGVARILGDAELKVNAHHHQAVDDPGALVVTAWAEDGTIEAVEDPTRTFAIGVQWHPEMLDDPRLFVALVDAASQARVL, encoded by the coding sequence ATGACCCGTCGTCCGCTGGTCGGGATCACCTGTTACGTCGAGCAGGCTCGGTGGGGGGTGTGGGACTTCCGGGCTTCGCTGATCCCCCAGGCGTACGTCGACGCGGTGACCGCCGCCGGGGGCCGTGCGCTGGTGCTCCCGCCGGACACCACGGACGACGCGGTGCTCGACGTGCTCGACGCGCTGATCGTCGCCGGGGGCGTGGACGTGGATCCGGCCCGGTACGGCGCGGAGCCGCACCCGAGCACCGACGCGCCACAGCCGTTACGCGATGCGGGCGAGCTGCTGCTGATCCAGGGCGCGTTCGCCCGCGACCTCCCGTTGCTGGGGGTCTGCCGGGGCGCGCAGCTGATGGCGGTCGCTCGCGGCGGGACGCTGATCCAGGACCTGCCCAGCGGAATCCACCGCGAAGTGCTCGGGGTGTTCAGCTCGCACCCCGTCCGCGCGGAGCCGGGCAGCGGCGTCGCGCGCATCCTCGGCGACGCCGAGCTGAAGGTGAACGCCCATCACCACCAGGCGGTCGACGACCCCGGCGCGCTGGTAGTGACCGCGTGGGCGGAGGACGGCACGATCGAGGCGGTCGAGGATCCGACCCGGACGTTCGCGATCGGCGTGCAGTGGCACCCGGAGATGCTCGACGATCCGCGCCTGTTCGTCGCACTCGTCGACGCGGCCTCGCAAGCCCGAGTACTCTGA
- the cimA gene encoding citramalate synthase, translated as MSTAPTAPLDDSFHVFDTTLRDGGQREGISYSATDKLAVARLLDEVGVGFIEGGWPGALPTDTEFFARARDELSLKHAQLVAFGSTRRAGVRVQDDKQVAALLEAQTPVVCLVAKSDVRHVTDALRTTYEENLAMVRDTVAYLVGEGRRVFLDCEHFFDGYEHDRDYGIRVLEAAFEAGADVGVLCDTNGGMLPMGVGRVVSEVIARTGFRVGMHAQDDTACAVANTLAAVEAGATHVQGTANGYGERAGNADLFAVIGGLVTKMNRQVVPEECLGELVRVSHAIAEIANIAPDTHQPYVGASAFAHKAGLHASAIKVAPELYNHLEPSVVGNDMRILVTEMAGRASIELKARELGIDLTDEPDAVGRVVSRVKELEASGSSFEAADASFELLVRSELEGDAAPLFFRLESYRVLSEQHEGGAVVSEATVKVTVDGERVICTAEGNGPVSALDRALRQALTRFYPTLADLELADYKVRILDGRYGTDAVTRVLIDTTDHTTEWTTVGVHENVIEASCRALIDAIEYGVRRAGVPALAPS; from the coding sequence ATGTCCACCGCGCCCACCGCTCCTTTGGATGACAGCTTCCACGTCTTCGACACCACGCTCCGGGACGGCGGACAGCGCGAGGGGATTTCGTACTCCGCGACCGACAAGCTCGCGGTCGCCCGGCTGCTGGACGAGGTCGGTGTCGGGTTCATCGAGGGCGGTTGGCCGGGCGCGCTGCCCACGGACACCGAGTTCTTCGCCCGCGCGCGTGACGAGCTGTCGCTGAAGCACGCCCAGCTGGTCGCGTTCGGCTCGACCCGGCGCGCCGGCGTCCGCGTCCAGGACGACAAGCAGGTGGCCGCGCTGCTCGAAGCGCAGACGCCGGTCGTCTGCCTGGTGGCGAAGTCCGACGTCCGGCACGTCACCGACGCGCTGCGGACGACCTACGAGGAGAACCTGGCGATGGTGCGGGACACCGTCGCCTACCTGGTCGGCGAGGGCCGCCGGGTGTTCCTCGACTGCGAGCACTTCTTCGACGGCTACGAGCACGACCGGGACTACGGGATCCGGGTGCTGGAAGCCGCGTTCGAGGCCGGTGCCGACGTGGGGGTGCTCTGCGACACCAACGGCGGCATGCTGCCGATGGGCGTCGGACGGGTGGTGTCGGAGGTCATCGCGCGGACCGGGTTCCGCGTCGGCATGCACGCCCAGGACGACACCGCGTGCGCGGTCGCCAACACGCTCGCGGCGGTCGAGGCCGGGGCGACGCACGTCCAGGGCACCGCGAACGGCTACGGGGAGCGGGCCGGCAACGCCGACCTGTTCGCGGTCATCGGCGGGCTGGTGACCAAGATGAACCGGCAGGTGGTGCCGGAGGAGTGCCTCGGCGAGCTGGTGCGGGTCTCGCACGCGATCGCGGAGATCGCGAACATCGCGCCGGACACCCACCAGCCCTACGTCGGCGCGAGCGCGTTCGCGCACAAGGCCGGCCTGCACGCCAGCGCGATCAAGGTGGCGCCGGAGCTCTACAACCACCTCGAACCCTCGGTCGTCGGCAACGACATGCGGATCCTGGTCACCGAGATGGCCGGTCGCGCCTCGATCGAGCTGAAGGCGCGTGAGCTGGGGATCGACCTCACCGACGAGCCCGACGCGGTGGGTCGGGTGGTGTCGCGGGTGAAGGAGCTGGAGGCCTCCGGCTCGTCGTTCGAGGCCGCGGACGCGTCGTTCGAGCTGCTCGTCCGCTCGGAGCTGGAGGGCGACGCCGCGCCGCTGTTCTTCCGCCTGGAGTCCTACCGCGTCCTGTCCGAGCAGCACGAAGGCGGGGCGGTGGTCAGCGAGGCGACGGTCAAGGTGACCGTCGACGGCGAGCGGGTGATCTGCACCGCGGAGGGCAACGGCCCGGTCAGCGCCCTCGACCGCGCGCTGCGTCAGGCGCTCACCCGGTTCTACCCGACGCTCGCGGACCTGGAGCTCGCGGACTACAAGGTCCGGATCCTGGACGGCCGGTACGGCACCGACGCGGTCACCCGCGTGCTGATCGACACCACCGACCACACGACCGAGTGGACGACGGTGGGCGTGCACGAGAACGTCATCGAGGCCTCCTGCCGGGCACTGATCGACGCGATCGAGTACGGCGTCCGCCGCGCCGGAGTCCCGGCCCTCGCCCCGTCCTGA
- a CDS encoding 3-methyladenine DNA glycosylase, with product MGGVIVLPFEEWTARRDAHAADVDALLRDHLERRRRGQRHPVEDFLFEYYSHRPGQLRRWHPGASVVLAGARPEDFPGHHRVEGGVALDLDAFLARRGDTLRWVRDLLAATATRPAQLGCFGLHEWAMVYRSDEVRHTTWPLRLGPERTNAVVEERGVRCSHFDAFRFFTEPARPLNVLQPRRETQTQLEQPGCLHATMDLYKWAYKLTPLTPSELVLDCFRLARDVRELDMRASPYDFSALGYVPVPIETPEGRAEYVAAQRTFAERGTALRSRLLAVCARALTDEPASA from the coding sequence ATGGGCGGCGTGATCGTGCTGCCGTTCGAGGAGTGGACAGCACGGCGGGATGCCCACGCAGCGGACGTGGACGCACTCCTCCGGGACCACCTGGAGCGACGCCGCCGCGGGCAGCGCCATCCGGTCGAGGACTTCTTGTTCGAGTACTACTCTCACCGTCCGGGGCAGCTCCGGCGCTGGCATCCGGGTGCTTCCGTGGTGCTGGCCGGCGCCCGGCCCGAGGACTTCCCGGGGCATCATCGCGTCGAGGGTGGCGTCGCGCTGGATCTGGACGCGTTCCTGGCCCGGCGGGGCGACACCCTGCGATGGGTCCGCGACCTGCTCGCCGCCACCGCGACCCGCCCGGCCCAGCTGGGATGCTTCGGCCTGCACGAGTGGGCGATGGTTTACCGCTCGGACGAGGTCCGCCACACCACCTGGCCGCTCCGGCTCGGTCCCGAGCGGACGAACGCGGTCGTCGAGGAGCGCGGCGTCCGCTGCAGTCACTTCGACGCGTTCCGGTTCTTCACCGAGCCCGCGCGGCCGCTCAACGTCCTGCAGCCGCGCCGGGAGACACAGACGCAGCTGGAGCAGCCGGGCTGTCTGCACGCGACGATGGACCTCTACAAGTGGGCCTACAAGCTCACCCCGCTGACGCCGTCCGAGCTGGTCCTCGACTGCTTCCGGCTGGCCCGCGACGTGCGGGAGCTGGACATGCGGGCGAGCCCGTACGACTTCTCGGCGCTCGGGTACGTCCCGGTGCCGATCGAGACCCCCGAGGGCCGTGCCGAGTACGTCGCCGCCCAGCGCACGTTCGCCGAGCGCGGCACCGCACTCCGAAGCCGTCTCCTCGCCGTCTGCGCCCGAGCACTCACCGACGAGCCGGCGAGCGCCTGA
- a CDS encoding LacI family DNA-binding transcriptional regulator, translating to MPGRTTIAQIARSADVSVSTVSKVLNGHTDVADETRRRVQRLLDERGYRRRRAAHHRNHGDLLDLVINNLDSAWGLEILTGVEEVVESAGIGLVISAVHSRAALTRRWLDSLLARGSQGAILVLSDLDPAQREQLRRHGTPIVVIDGVSQPPPDVPSVGATNFAGGYAATEHLIGLGHRRIGVIGGPEQLACTRARIAGYRAAHEAAGLPVPRHLLRYGNFYHDGGLRAARSLLELPEPPTAIFAGSDMHAMGVYEAARQFGCHVPGDLSVVGFDDLNFASWTAPGLTTVRQPLHEMGATAARTLLRLIGGESLDSTSIELATSLVVRDSTAPPR from the coding sequence ATGCCAGGACGAACGACGATCGCGCAGATCGCCCGCTCGGCCGACGTGTCGGTGTCCACCGTGTCGAAGGTGCTGAACGGCCATACCGACGTCGCGGACGAGACCCGCCGCCGGGTGCAGCGCCTGCTCGACGAACGCGGATACCGACGCCGCCGGGCCGCGCACCACCGCAACCACGGCGACCTGCTCGACCTGGTGATCAACAACCTCGACAGCGCGTGGGGGCTGGAGATCCTGACCGGCGTCGAGGAGGTGGTCGAGTCCGCCGGTATCGGGCTGGTGATCTCCGCCGTGCACAGCCGCGCCGCGCTGACCCGGCGGTGGCTCGACTCGCTGCTGGCGCGCGGCTCGCAGGGCGCGATCCTGGTGCTCTCGGACTTGGACCCGGCCCAGCGCGAGCAGCTCCGCCGCCACGGGACGCCGATCGTCGTCATCGACGGGGTGAGCCAGCCACCGCCGGACGTGCCGTCGGTCGGCGCGACGAACTTCGCCGGCGGGTACGCGGCGACCGAGCACCTGATCGGGCTGGGACACCGGCGCATCGGCGTCATCGGAGGGCCGGAGCAGCTGGCCTGCACGCGCGCCCGCATCGCCGGCTACCGGGCCGCCCACGAGGCCGCCGGGCTGCCGGTGCCGCGCCACCTGCTGCGGTACGGGAACTTCTACCACGACGGCGGGCTGCGGGCCGCGCGGTCGCTGCTCGAGCTGCCGGAGCCGCCGACCGCCATCTTCGCCGGCAGCGACATGCACGCGATGGGCGTGTACGAGGCGGCGAGACAGTTCGGTTGCCACGTCCCCGGTGACCTGAGCGTCGTCGGGTTCGACGACTTGAACTTCGCGTCCTGGACCGCGCCCGGGCTCACCACCGTCCGGCAACCGCTGCACGAGATGGGGGCCACGGCGGCCCGGACGCTGCTGCGGCTGATCGGCGGAGAGTCGCTGGACTCGACGAGCATCGAGCTCGCGACGAGCCTCGTCGTCCGGGACAGCACCGCACCCCCGCGCTGA
- a CDS encoding extracellular solute-binding protein, whose protein sequence is MWALQDAGLTPVVKASVDRYNKDSDNKATLSTYINDAYKQKIQVAMGSPNAPDVFFNWGGGNLAQFVQADQVEPLDDTLAKKPEVRDAFLANVMDTAKIDGKQYGLPMTGTQPVIFFYNKAVFTAAGVQPPKTYPEFLKLVDTFKSKKVTPIALPGSQGWTELMYAEYFLDRIGGPEKFAAIAKSGGAAWQDPAVVKALQMCQDLAKMGAFGTNFASINYDNAGASKLLATGKAAMFLMGTWEYPNQLTNNPAFAKKDLGWFPFPTVPGGVGEPGNLVGNPSNYFSVASGSKNKDAAIDYLTTTVASDAYIDDLIKSGAVPATKGADAKLAGKPNAEFNTDVYKMVSTAPAFAQSWDQAVSPDVAKRLLSNLQKLFLQQMTAQAFADDMAQAQ, encoded by the coding sequence GTGTGGGCTCTTCAGGACGCCGGCCTGACGCCGGTCGTCAAGGCCTCGGTCGACCGGTACAACAAGGACTCCGACAACAAGGCGACGCTGAGCACCTACATCAACGACGCCTACAAGCAGAAGATCCAGGTCGCGATGGGATCGCCCAACGCGCCCGACGTCTTCTTCAACTGGGGCGGCGGCAACCTGGCCCAGTTCGTCCAGGCCGATCAGGTGGAGCCGCTCGACGACACGCTGGCGAAGAAACCCGAAGTGCGGGACGCATTTCTGGCGAACGTCATGGACACCGCGAAGATCGACGGCAAACAGTACGGGTTGCCGATGACCGGCACCCAGCCGGTGATCTTCTTCTACAACAAGGCCGTTTTCACCGCGGCCGGCGTGCAGCCGCCGAAGACCTACCCCGAATTCCTCAAGCTCGTCGACACCTTCAAGTCCAAGAAGGTGACGCCGATCGCGCTGCCCGGCTCGCAGGGCTGGACCGAGCTGATGTACGCCGAGTACTTCCTCGACCGCATCGGTGGACCCGAGAAATTCGCCGCGATCGCGAAGAGCGGCGGCGCGGCCTGGCAGGACCCGGCCGTCGTCAAGGCCCTCCAGATGTGCCAGGACCTGGCGAAGATGGGCGCGTTCGGCACCAACTTCGCGTCGATCAACTACGACAACGCTGGTGCGTCGAAGCTGCTCGCGACCGGTAAGGCCGCGATGTTCCTGATGGGCACGTGGGAGTACCCGAACCAGCTGACGAACAACCCGGCCTTCGCCAAGAAGGACCTGGGCTGGTTCCCGTTCCCGACCGTTCCCGGTGGCGTCGGCGAGCCCGGCAACCTGGTCGGCAACCCGAGCAACTACTTCTCGGTCGCGAGCGGGTCGAAGAACAAGGACGCGGCGATCGACTACCTCACCACGACCGTCGCCTCCGACGCGTACATCGACGACCTGATCAAGAGTGGTGCGGTGCCCGCGACGAAGGGCGCGGACGCGAAGCTCGCCGGCAAGCCGAACGCCGAGTTCAACACCGACGTCTACAAGATGGTCTCGACCGCCCCGGCGTTCGCGCAGTCCTGGGACCAGGCGGTCTCGCCGGACGTCGCCAAGCGGCTGCTGAGCAACCTGCAGAAGCTGTTCCTGCAACAAATGACCGCCCAGGCCTTCGCCGACGACATGGCGCAGGCCCAGTGA
- a CDS encoding sugar ABC transporter permease gives MSSVSLRERPGFVWAAPAAVFFALFGLVPIAVVVYLSGTSWNGLGTPQWVGTENWSALLDDSDFLPSLRTTALLTVGTWLVQTPLALLLGVWSAGAQRFRAVLSTVFFLPLLLSTAAIALVFVSLLDPNFGLAASWGKYLGAPDGNFLGDPSRALPTVIFVLAWQFVPFHTLLYQAATRQIPASLYEAAQLDGANTVRQFFAITLPQLRNTIVASSVMMLVGSVTYFESVLLLTNGGPGNATKVLPLHMYQEGFVAFDMGYASVLAVLLVIIGTVLSVVVVRTTGYHRMASDREGL, from the coding sequence GTGAGTAGCGTCTCTCTACGGGAGCGGCCCGGATTCGTCTGGGCCGCCCCCGCGGCGGTGTTCTTCGCATTGTTCGGCCTCGTGCCGATCGCGGTGGTCGTGTACCTGAGCGGCACCAGCTGGAACGGCCTCGGCACTCCCCAGTGGGTCGGCACCGAGAACTGGTCCGCGCTGCTCGACGACAGCGACTTCCTGCCGTCGCTGCGGACGACGGCCCTGCTCACGGTGGGGACCTGGCTCGTCCAGACGCCGCTCGCCCTGCTGCTGGGCGTCTGGTCGGCCGGTGCGCAGCGGTTCCGGGCGGTGCTGTCCACGGTGTTCTTCCTGCCGCTGCTGCTCTCGACGGCCGCGATCGCGCTCGTCTTCGTCTCGCTGCTCGACCCGAACTTCGGGCTGGCAGCGTCCTGGGGGAAGTACCTCGGCGCCCCGGACGGCAACTTCCTGGGCGACCCCTCCCGGGCGCTGCCGACCGTCATCTTCGTCCTGGCGTGGCAGTTCGTACCGTTCCACACGCTGCTCTACCAGGCGGCGACCCGGCAGATCCCGGCCTCGCTCTACGAGGCCGCGCAGCTCGACGGCGCGAACACCGTCCGGCAGTTCTTCGCGATCACGCTGCCGCAGCTGCGGAACACGATCGTCGCGTCCTCGGTGATGATGCTGGTCGGCTCCGTGACGTACTTCGAATCGGTGCTGCTGCTGACGAACGGCGGCCCGGGTAACGCGACCAAGGTCCTCCCGCTGCACATGTACCAAGAGGGCTTCGTCGCGTTCGACATGGGCTACGCCAGCGTCCTGGCGGTGCTGCTGGTGATCATCGGCACCGTGCTCTCGGTCGTCGTCGTGCGGACGACCGGTTACCACCGGATGGCGAGTGACCGGGAGGGCCTGTGA
- a CDS encoding carbohydrate ABC transporter permease translates to MSAQVMTRPETRTQRSSPGKPRRRRVGNVPAGLAAGVWFLIVAVPIYFIVVTSIRTQDAYVTDGPLDPPTSVTLDNYSNVLELGFATFLRNSVIAAVATVVLVLVLALPAAYAIVRGRSRAVRMGFTLFLVGLAIPAQAVIIPIYLIITRLNLYDSLTAIVLPTAAFSLPMGVVVLTSALRDIPGELYEAMTVDGAGPGVLFRRLVLPLSRPALASVGIFAGLNAWNGFLFPLVLTQSADQRVLPLGLWNFQSQYGTDVPGLLAAVVLSALPVLALYLFGRRHLLSGLAAGFGK, encoded by the coding sequence GTGAGCGCTCAAGTGATGACCCGACCGGAGACCCGGACCCAGCGGAGCAGCCCGGGCAAACCCCGGCGCCGCCGGGTCGGCAACGTACCGGCCGGCCTCGCGGCCGGCGTCTGGTTCCTGATCGTCGCGGTACCGATCTACTTCATCGTGGTGACGAGCATCCGCACCCAGGACGCCTACGTCACCGACGGCCCGCTGGATCCGCCCACCTCGGTGACGCTCGACAACTACTCGAACGTCCTGGAGCTGGGCTTCGCGACGTTCCTCCGCAACAGCGTGATCGCGGCGGTGGCCACCGTTGTGCTCGTGCTGGTGCTCGCGCTGCCCGCCGCCTACGCGATCGTGCGGGGGCGTAGTCGCGCGGTGCGGATGGGCTTCACGCTGTTCCTGGTCGGGCTGGCGATCCCGGCGCAGGCGGTGATCATCCCGATCTACCTGATCATCACCCGCCTGAACCTCTACGACAGCCTCACCGCGATCGTGCTGCCGACCGCCGCGTTCTCGCTGCCGATGGGTGTGGTGGTGCTGACCAGCGCGCTCCGGGACATCCCCGGCGAGCTGTACGAGGCGATGACGGTCGACGGCGCCGGGCCGGGCGTGCTGTTCCGGAGGCTCGTCCTGCCGCTCTCCCGGCCGGCCCTGGCCAGCGTCGGGATCTTCGCCGGGCTGAACGCCTGGAACGGCTTCCTGTTCCCCCTCGTCCTGACGCAGAGCGCGGACCAGCGGGTGCTCCCGCTCGGGCTGTGGAACTTCCAGAGCCAGTACGGCACCGACGTCCCGGGGCTGCTCGCCGCGGTGGTGCTCTCCGCGCTGCCCGTCCTGGCTCTCTACCTCTTCGGCCGACGTCACCTACTCAGCGGCCTGGCCGCCGGATTCGGTAAGTGA
- a CDS encoding glycoside hydrolase family 43 protein, giving the protein MALDSVTELAAPPAVIQNPVLTGFHPDPSILRVGEDYYLATSTFEWFPGVGLHHSRDLVHWRSLGGALTTEELLQMRGVRDSGGVWAPCLSYADGLFYLVYSNVGTYGGGFWDTPNFVVTAPDITGPWSEPVRLHSLGFDASMFHDDDGRSWMLSMAADFRPGREVFAGIVLQEYDRAARRLRGEPTTIFTGTQAGLVEGPHLYRHDGWYYLVTAEGGTQWEHQVTVARSRTIAGPYEVDPAGPMLTSWPDPTLALQKAGHGSLVATPDGEWYLAHLTGRPLTERGRCVLGRETALQRVEWSADGWPRVPGGRPSSEVVAPRLEPHPWPAEPERDDFDALVLGSPWSTLRRPPSSDWLSLTERPGQLRLYGGESPVSLRDSSLVGRRIEHLSCAFETRVSSAPATFRHMAGVAAYYNTLNWAYARLTWHEVHGPCVDVLVSDRGRLVNASAPVPVADPAAGVTLRAELDRASLRFGYAIGDGALQWWPETHDATRLSDEYALEIYDAREKVSGFTGAFFALWAQDLTGGQLPADFAYATYERR; this is encoded by the coding sequence ATGGCGCTCGACTCCGTGACGGAACTCGCGGCACCGCCCGCAGTGATCCAGAACCCGGTGCTGACCGGCTTCCATCCCGACCCGTCGATTCTCCGGGTGGGGGAGGACTACTACCTCGCGACCTCGACGTTCGAATGGTTCCCGGGGGTCGGGCTGCACCACTCGCGCGACCTCGTGCACTGGCGGTCGCTGGGCGGGGCGCTGACCACCGAGGAACTCCTCCAGATGCGCGGCGTCCGGGACTCCGGCGGGGTGTGGGCGCCCTGCCTGTCCTACGCCGATGGGCTGTTCTACCTGGTGTACTCGAACGTCGGCACGTACGGCGGTGGGTTCTGGGACACCCCGAACTTCGTCGTCACCGCCCCGGACATCACCGGTCCGTGGTCGGAGCCGGTGCGGCTGCACTCGCTGGGCTTCGACGCGTCGATGTTCCACGACGACGACGGCCGCAGCTGGATGCTCAGCATGGCCGCGGACTTCCGGCCGGGGCGCGAGGTGTTCGCCGGCATCGTGCTGCAGGAGTACGACCGCGCGGCGCGGCGGCTGCGCGGGGAGCCGACGACGATCTTCACCGGTACGCAGGCCGGGCTGGTCGAGGGCCCGCACCTCTACCGGCACGACGGCTGGTACTACCTGGTGACCGCCGAGGGCGGTACGCAGTGGGAGCACCAGGTGACGGTGGCGCGGTCGCGGACGATCGCCGGGCCCTACGAGGTGGACCCGGCGGGGCCGATGCTGACGTCCTGGCCCGACCCGACGCTGGCGCTGCAGAAGGCGGGTCACGGCTCGCTCGTCGCGACACCGGACGGGGAGTGGTACCTCGCGCACCTGACCGGGCGGCCGCTCACCGAGCGCGGACGCTGCGTTCTGGGGCGGGAGACCGCGCTCCAGCGGGTGGAGTGGAGCGCGGACGGTTGGCCCCGGGTTCCGGGCGGGCGGCCCAGCAGCGAGGTGGTCGCGCCGCGTCTCGAGCCGCACCCGTGGCCGGCCGAGCCGGAGCGGGACGACTTCGACGCGCTGGTGCTCGGATCGCCGTGGAGCACGCTGCGGCGGCCCCCCTCGTCGGACTGGCTCAGCCTGACCGAGCGCCCCGGGCAGCTGCGGCTCTACGGCGGCGAATCGCCGGTCTCGCTCCGCGACTCCAGTCTGGTCGGACGCCGGATCGAGCACCTGTCCTGTGCGTTCGAGACCCGGGTGAGTTCCGCGCCGGCCACGTTCCGCCACATGGCCGGAGTCGCGGCGTACTACAACACGCTCAACTGGGCGTACGCCCGGCTCACCTGGCACGAGGTGCACGGGCCGTGCGTGGACGTGCTGGTCTCCGACCGGGGCCGGCTGGTCAACGCCAGCGCGCCGGTCCCGGTCGCCGACCCGGCTGCGGGCGTGACGCTGCGTGCCGAGCTCGACCGCGCGTCGCTGCGCTTCGGGTACGCGATCGGTGACGGCGCGCTGCAGTGGTGGCCGGAGACGCACGACGCCACCCGGCTCTCCGACGAGTACGCGCTGGAGATCTACGACGCGAGGGAGAAGGTGTCCGGGTTCACCGGGGCGTTCTTCGCGCTCTGGGCGCAGGACCTGACCGGCGGCCAGCTCCCCGCCGACTTCGCCTACGCGACGTACGAGCGGCGCTGA